A single genomic interval of Halorubrum aethiopicum harbors:
- a CDS encoding thiamine pyrophosphate-dependent enzyme, producing MSTFSAIGEEREIDRDEYTPGVEPQPTWCPGCGDFSVLKALKQALPEVGRTPEETLLCTGIGCSGKLNSYLDTYGFHTIHGRSLPVARAAKLANPDLEVIAAGGDGDGYGIGGNHFIHTARENHDMTYIVFNNEIFGLTKGQTSPTSPKGHKSKTQPSGSAKEPLKPLSMSLNAGASYVARTAAVNPNQAKEILIEAIEHDGFAHVDFLTQCPTWNKDARQYVPYIDVNDSDDYEFDRTDRVEAAEMMRTTEEALYDGEVLTGRFYVDEDRPSYGQEKRQIGEMPEEPLAERYWDDDYEWERSYDRFVGKHE from the coding sequence ATGAGCACGTTTTCAGCCATCGGAGAGGAACGAGAGATCGACCGCGACGAGTACACCCCCGGCGTCGAGCCCCAGCCCACCTGGTGTCCCGGCTGCGGCGACTTCAGCGTCCTGAAGGCGCTGAAACAGGCGCTCCCCGAGGTCGGGCGCACGCCCGAGGAGACGCTGCTCTGTACCGGGATCGGCTGTTCGGGCAAGCTGAACAGCTACCTCGACACGTACGGCTTCCACACGATCCACGGGCGCTCGCTGCCCGTGGCCCGCGCCGCGAAGCTCGCGAACCCCGACCTGGAGGTCATCGCCGCCGGCGGCGACGGCGACGGCTACGGGATCGGCGGGAACCACTTCATCCACACGGCCCGGGAGAACCACGACATGACCTACATCGTGTTCAACAACGAGATCTTCGGGCTCACGAAGGGCCAGACCTCGCCGACGAGCCCGAAGGGTCACAAGTCGAAGACCCAGCCCTCGGGCAGCGCCAAGGAGCCGCTCAAGCCGCTCTCGATGTCGCTCAACGCCGGGGCCTCCTACGTCGCCCGGACGGCCGCGGTCAACCCGAACCAGGCCAAGGAGATCCTCATCGAGGCGATCGAACACGACGGGTTCGCCCACGTCGACTTCCTGACGCAGTGTCCGACCTGGAACAAGGACGCCCGCCAGTACGTCCCGTACATCGACGTCAACGACTCCGACGACTACGAGTTCGACAGGACCGACCGCGTCGAGGCCGCCGAGATGATGCGGACGACGGAGGAGGCGCTGTACGACGGCGAGGTGCTCACCGGCCGCTTCTACGTCGACGAGGACCGCCCCTCCTACGGCCAGGAGAAGCGCCAGATCGGCGAGATGCCGGAGGAGCCGCTGGCCGAGCGCTACTGGGACGACGACTACGAGTGGGAGCGCTCGTACGACCGATTCGTCGGCAAACACGAGTAG
- the dph5 gene encoding diphthine synthase encodes MLTFIGLGLYDERSITVEGREALRSADRVFAEFYTSRLVGADIADLEAAHGVEIEVRDREGVERDPEPILAAAEDGDAAFLTAGDTMISTTHTDLRLRAEERGIETRVVHGVTAQSAASSLTGLQNYRFGKAVTLPFPYAHGGDDVPGSVRETIEANRERGLHTVVYLDIKVGTGPSGPDPDHEEYMTADYAAGLLADGWRDALAVVVARAGSPDAVVAADRLSALAGREFGDPLHLLVIPGDLHHVEAEALVGLAGAPESILEE; translated from the coding sequence ATGCTCACGTTCATCGGCCTCGGCCTCTACGACGAGCGCTCGATCACCGTCGAGGGGCGCGAGGCGCTCCGGTCGGCGGACCGCGTCTTCGCGGAGTTCTACACCAGCCGGCTGGTCGGCGCGGACATCGCGGACCTCGAGGCGGCCCACGGCGTCGAGATCGAGGTGCGCGACCGGGAGGGTGTCGAGCGCGACCCGGAGCCGATCCTCGCGGCCGCGGAAGACGGCGACGCCGCCTTCCTCACCGCCGGCGACACCATGATCTCGACGACGCACACGGACCTCCGCCTCCGGGCCGAAGAACGGGGGATCGAGACGCGAGTGGTCCACGGCGTCACCGCCCAGTCGGCCGCCTCGAGTCTCACCGGGCTCCAGAACTACCGCTTCGGAAAGGCCGTGACGCTCCCGTTCCCGTACGCCCACGGCGGCGACGACGTGCCGGGAAGCGTACGCGAGACGATCGAGGCGAACCGCGAGCGCGGGCTCCACACCGTCGTCTACCTCGACATCAAGGTCGGCACCGGCCCGTCGGGCCCCGACCCCGACCACGAGGAGTACATGACCGCCGACTACGCCGCGGGCCTGCTCGCGGACGGCTGGCGCGACGCGCTCGCGGTCGTGGTCGCTCGCGCCGGCTCGCCGGACGCGGTCGTCGCCGCGGACCGGCTCTCGGCGCTCGCCGGCCGCGAGTTCGGCGACCCGCTCCACCTGCTCGTGATCCCCGGCGACCTCCACCACGTCGAGGCGGAGGCGCTCGTCGGGCTGGCCGGCGCGCCCGAGTCGATCCTCGAGGAGTAA
- a CDS encoding GNAT family N-acetyltransferase encodes MRVRPARPGDAETLRTTVSRAREATVFDDIGAPLLDVSAAGVREAAVGAECCFLMEDDDGPIGVAIAHPDEEGTEAELLALWVHPEHVGEGVTEELLSRVASALSDRGVETLRASVPDDRPSAHEFYRAHGFDRRTVRRGPAGDEAIVVADIETVA; translated from the coding sequence ATGCGTGTTCGACCGGCGCGTCCCGGCGACGCCGAGACGCTTCGGACGACGGTTTCCCGCGCCCGCGAGGCGACGGTGTTCGACGACATCGGCGCGCCCCTTCTGGACGTCTCGGCGGCCGGCGTCCGGGAGGCGGCCGTGGGCGCGGAGTGCTGCTTCCTCATGGAGGACGACGACGGCCCGATCGGGGTGGCGATCGCCCACCCCGACGAGGAGGGAACCGAGGCCGAGCTCCTCGCGCTGTGGGTCCACCCGGAGCACGTCGGAGAGGGCGTCACCGAGGAGCTGCTCTCGCGCGTCGCGTCGGCGCTCTCCGACCGCGGCGTCGAGACCCTCCGCGCGAGCGTGCCCGACGACCGGCCGAGCGCCCACGAGTTCTACCGCGCCCACGGGTTCGACCGGCGCACGGTGCGGCGGGGCCCCGCCGGCGACGAGGCGATAGTGGTGGCCGACATCGAGACCGTCGCGTGA
- the ileS gene encoding isoleucine--tRNA ligase, translating into MEQIDDQYTPADVESAVAEYWDDADAYEAAKEAHADDPPFFFVDGPPYTSGQMHLGTAWNKTLKDAVIRHKRMTGHRVTDRPGYDMHGLPIEVKVEEELGFENKRDIEEYGMEPFIERCKEFALENRAAMDEDFKSIGVWMDWEDPYETVSPEYMEAAWWAFSNVAENGLVEQGKRSISQCPRCETGLANNEVEYEDVEDPSIYVKFPLADREGSLVIWTTTPWTIPANTFVAVDEDLTYNAVRAETDGEEELLYVAEACVEDVLREGRYDDYEVEAELSGADMLGWAYDHPLADHVADYPDFEGAGEVYAADYVEADRTGLVHSAPGHGEEDFQRGTELGLEIFCPVAPNGEFTDAAGEYAGRFVRDANEAIIADLVADGHMLAHGTVDHSYGHCWRCDTGIIQLVTDQWFISITDVKDDLLDNMEASEWHPQWARDNRFRDFIEDAPDWNVSRQRYWGIPIPIWVPEDAAAGDLDDDMIVIGTREELAERVEEEVDPDSIDLHRPSVDDLTIVEDGTTYRRVEDVFDVWLDSSVASWGTLGYPSDADAHDELWPADLIIEAHDQTRGWFWSQLGMGTAAVGEIPYEEVIMHGFANDEDGRKMSKSVGNIVTPEEAIERAGRDPLRTYLLSHDQQGVDLAFEWDGLAELQGKLNILWNVFRFPLEYMELDGYDPAEASLDDGELELVDRWVLSRLQSVETEVTEAWDDYRVSDAVNATIEFVTQDVSRFYVKAVRDRMWEEADSASKRGAYATLATVLDEVVRLLAPIAPYLTERMYRTLDGEATTVHQLAYPEPDDDLRDPDLERDVAVLRDVEEAAANARQQAGRKLRWPVPRVVVETDDDAVAGAVDRLADLIADRVNAREVHVTDAFDELVETAEPRMAAIGPAFGGDAQKVMEAVQGATRAAIEGGEVAVDGDSVDLDDEMVEYVAEPPENVTGVDFDGGTVYVDTSLTPGIESEGYARDVIRRVQEMRKELDLDVEARIRLGVAVDDDRVAGFVDEHADLIAGEVRADGWLDDPADAAEGGLVEEWNVEDVAVTIGIEPVA; encoded by the coding sequence ATGGAGCAGATCGACGACCAGTACACGCCGGCCGACGTCGAGTCGGCGGTCGCGGAGTACTGGGACGACGCGGACGCCTACGAGGCGGCGAAGGAGGCACACGCCGACGACCCGCCCTTCTTCTTCGTCGACGGGCCGCCGTACACCTCCGGACAGATGCACCTCGGGACCGCCTGGAACAAGACGCTGAAGGACGCCGTCATCCGGCATAAGCGGATGACCGGCCACCGCGTCACGGACCGGCCGGGCTACGACATGCACGGCCTCCCGATCGAGGTGAAAGTCGAGGAGGAACTCGGCTTCGAGAACAAGCGGGACATCGAGGAGTACGGGATGGAGCCGTTCATCGAGCGGTGCAAGGAGTTCGCCTTGGAGAACCGGGCGGCGATGGACGAGGACTTCAAGTCGATCGGCGTCTGGATGGACTGGGAGGACCCCTACGAGACCGTCTCGCCCGAGTACATGGAGGCGGCGTGGTGGGCGTTCTCGAACGTCGCCGAGAACGGCCTCGTCGAGCAGGGGAAACGCTCCATCTCGCAGTGCCCGCGCTGTGAGACCGGGCTCGCCAACAACGAGGTGGAGTACGAGGACGTCGAGGACCCCTCGATCTACGTGAAGTTCCCCCTCGCAGACCGCGAGGGCAGCCTCGTGATCTGGACGACGACGCCGTGGACGATCCCCGCGAACACCTTCGTCGCCGTCGACGAGGACCTCACGTACAACGCCGTCCGCGCGGAGACGGACGGCGAGGAGGAGCTGCTGTACGTCGCCGAGGCGTGCGTCGAGGACGTGCTCCGGGAGGGTCGGTACGACGACTACGAGGTGGAGGCCGAGCTCTCGGGCGCGGACATGCTCGGCTGGGCGTACGACCACCCGCTCGCCGACCACGTCGCCGACTACCCCGACTTCGAGGGCGCGGGCGAGGTGTACGCCGCCGACTACGTGGAGGCGGACCGCACCGGGCTCGTTCACTCCGCGCCGGGCCACGGGGAGGAGGACTTCCAGCGCGGCACCGAGCTCGGCCTCGAGATATTCTGTCCCGTCGCCCCGAACGGCGAGTTCACGGACGCGGCCGGCGAGTACGCCGGGCGGTTCGTGCGCGACGCCAACGAGGCGATCATCGCGGATCTCGTCGCCGACGGACACATGCTCGCGCACGGCACCGTCGATCACAGCTACGGCCACTGCTGGCGGTGTGACACCGGGATCATCCAGCTCGTCACCGACCAGTGGTTCATCTCCATCACGGACGTGAAGGACGACCTCCTCGACAACATGGAGGCCTCGGAGTGGCACCCGCAGTGGGCGCGGGACAACCGCTTCCGCGACTTCATCGAGGACGCCCCCGATTGGAACGTCTCCCGGCAGCGCTACTGGGGGATCCCGATCCCGATCTGGGTGCCCGAGGACGCGGCGGCCGGGGACCTCGACGACGACATGATCGTGATCGGGACCCGCGAGGAGCTCGCCGAGCGCGTCGAGGAGGAGGTCGACCCCGACTCGATCGACCTCCACCGACCCTCCGTCGACGACCTCACGATCGTCGAGGACGGGACCACCTACCGCCGCGTCGAGGACGTCTTCGACGTGTGGCTCGACTCCTCGGTCGCCTCGTGGGGGACGCTCGGCTACCCGAGCGACGCGGACGCGCACGACGAGCTGTGGCCCGCCGACCTGATCATCGAGGCGCACGACCAGACGCGCGGCTGGTTCTGGTCGCAGCTCGGGATGGGGACCGCCGCGGTCGGCGAGATCCCCTACGAGGAGGTGATCATGCACGGGTTCGCCAACGACGAGGACGGCCGCAAGATGTCCAAGTCCGTCGGCAACATCGTCACGCCCGAGGAGGCGATCGAGCGGGCCGGCCGCGACCCGCTCCGGACGTACCTCCTCAGCCACGACCAGCAGGGCGTCGACCTCGCGTTCGAGTGGGACGGACTCGCCGAGTTACAGGGGAAGCTCAACATCCTCTGGAACGTGTTCCGGTTCCCGCTCGAGTACATGGAGCTCGACGGCTACGACCCGGCCGAGGCCTCCCTCGACGACGGCGAACTGGAACTCGTCGATCGGTGGGTGCTCTCGCGGCTCCAGTCCGTGGAGACGGAGGTCACCGAGGCCTGGGACGACTACCGCGTCAGCGACGCGGTCAACGCGACCATCGAGTTCGTCACCCAGGACGTCTCCCGGTTCTACGTGAAGGCCGTTCGCGACCGCATGTGGGAGGAGGCCGACTCCGCCTCGAAGCGCGGGGCCTACGCCACGCTCGCGACCGTCCTCGACGAGGTCGTCCGGCTGCTCGCGCCGATCGCGCCCTACCTCACCGAGCGGATGTACCGGACGCTCGACGGCGAGGCGACCACGGTCCACCAGCTCGCGTACCCCGAGCCCGACGACGACCTGCGCGACCCCGACCTCGAACGCGACGTGGCGGTCCTCCGCGACGTGGAGGAGGCCGCGGCGAACGCCCGCCAGCAGGCCGGCCGCAAGCTCCGCTGGCCCGTCCCGCGGGTCGTCGTCGAGACCGACGACGACGCGGTCGCCGGCGCGGTCGACCGGCTCGCCGATCTGATCGCCGACCGCGTCAACGCCCGCGAGGTTCACGTCACGGACGCCTTCGACGAGCTGGTCGAGACCGCCGAGCCGCGGATGGCGGCGATCGGCCCCGCCTTCGGCGGCGACGCGCAGAAGGTGATGGAGGCGGTCCAGGGCGCGACCCGCGCGGCGATAGAGGGCGGCGAGGTGGCGGTCGACGGCGACTCCGTCGACCTCGACGACGAGATGGTCGAGTACGTCGCCGAGCCGCCGGAGAACGTCACCGGCGTCGACTTCGACGGCGGAACGGTGTACGTCGACACCTCGCTCACCCCCGGAATCGAGTCCGAGGGGTACGCCCGCGACGTGATCCGCCGGGTCCAGGAGATGCGCAAGGAGCTCGACCTCGACGTCGAGGCGCGGATCCGACTCGGCGTCGCCGTCGACGACGATCGCGTGGCGGGCTTCGTCGACGAGCACGCCGACCTGATCGCGGGCGAGGTCCGCGCCGACGGCTGGCTCGACGATCCGGCCGACGCCGCGGAGGGCGGGCTCGTCGAGGAGTGGAACGTCGAGGACGTCGCGGTGACGATCGGGATCGAGCCGGTCGCGTAG
- a CDS encoding DUF7548 family protein: MNVRARSRQVGIAAALVSALLLAVPYALVSGFDAQLAGYYTAGPVGAGGVALLALLSAVVFASVEQGNVDPGTLAGALVVLGVATTLLSALWWLSVEPTTMFGEHRWLEYHAAAVTVASLPIPLSAGVYARELLG; encoded by the coding sequence ATGAACGTTCGCGCCCGCTCCCGACAGGTCGGGATCGCCGCCGCCCTCGTCAGCGCGCTCCTGCTCGCCGTCCCGTACGCGCTCGTCTCCGGGTTCGACGCCCAGCTCGCCGGGTACTACACGGCCGGGCCGGTCGGAGCCGGGGGAGTCGCGCTGCTCGCGCTGTTGAGCGCGGTCGTGTTCGCCTCCGTCGAGCAGGGAAACGTCGACCCGGGGACGCTCGCCGGCGCGCTCGTCGTCCTCGGGGTCGCGACGACGCTGCTCTCGGCGCTCTGGTGGCTCTCGGTCGAGCCGACGACCATGTTCGGGGAGCACCGGTGGCTGGAGTACCACGCGGCCGCCGTGACCGTCGCGTCGCTGCCGATTCCGCTCTCCGCCGGCGTGTACGCCCGGGAGCTGCTCGGGTAG
- the lrpA1 gene encoding HTH-type transcriptional regulator LrpA1 → MSTVSTEERILSVLEEDAQASCGEIAERAEVSKPTVRKYIDKLEEEGVIVGYSADVDPKKLSTQSIAMVGMDVDSGKYVSATRELKALDEIEALYTSSGDHMLMAEVRAADGDELGDVINDELLAVDGVTAAHPSFLQERLK, encoded by the coding sequence ATGAGTACCGTATCGACGGAAGAGCGTATCCTCTCGGTGTTGGAGGAGGACGCGCAGGCCTCCTGCGGGGAGATCGCCGAGCGGGCGGAGGTCTCGAAGCCAACGGTGCGAAAGTACATCGACAAGCTCGAGGAGGAAGGCGTCATCGTCGGCTACTCGGCCGACGTCGACCCGAAGAAGCTCTCGACGCAGTCGATCGCGATGGTGGGGATGGACGTGGACTCCGGCAAGTACGTCTCCGCGACCCGCGAGCTGAAGGCGCTCGACGAGATCGAGGCGCTGTACACCTCCTCCGGCGACCACATGCTGATGGCGGAGGTGCGCGCCGCCGACGGCGACGAGCTCGGCGACGTGATCAACGACGAGCTGCTCGCCGTCGACGGGGTCACCGCCGCACACCCCTCCTTTCTCCAGGAACGTCTGAAGTAA
- a CDS encoding CBS domain-containing protein codes for MTDVPVGRLMSTELVTVAADATAAEAAERMLETGVNSILVVDEAGRLEGLLTGWDFVRLVRENDPHDETLVGECMTADVVTASEDDSVEALADLADGEYSHLPVTDEDGVVVGMLSTTDLTKHLAGR; via the coding sequence ATGACTGACGTACCCGTCGGTCGGCTCATGTCGACGGAGCTCGTGACGGTCGCCGCCGACGCCACCGCGGCGGAGGCGGCCGAACGAATGCTGGAGACGGGCGTGAACTCGATCCTCGTCGTCGACGAGGCCGGCCGTCTCGAGGGACTGCTCACCGGGTGGGACTTCGTTCGGCTCGTCCGCGAGAACGACCCGCACGACGAGACGCTCGTCGGCGAGTGTATGACCGCCGACGTCGTCACCGCGTCCGAGGACGACTCGGTCGAGGCGCTCGCCGACCTCGCGGACGGCGAGTACAGCCACCTCCCGGTGACCGACGAGGACGGCGTCGTCGTCGGAATGCTGTCGACGACCGACCTCACGAAACACCTCGCCGGCCGGTAG
- a CDS encoding 2-oxoacid:acceptor oxidoreductase subunit alpha, with product MTDQELIWRISGGSGDGIASTSQNFAKALMRSGLNVFTHRHYPSRIRGGHTYTEIRASADPVRSRGDGYNFLLALGDSFARNPQEGAVYGNEEIKPLSENLDELREGGVIVYDEGLLDPSEIPNFDERVEENDWHVFPLDLRGLARDMGREVMRNTAGVGATCALIGMDLEHVEDLMRDAMPEKILDPNLEILETAYDQVREEYDVEEVGVSVPTGEHEETQLLMSGSDAISYGAIDEGCRFIAGYPMTPWTEVFTIMTQNLPELGGISEQVEDEIAAAALAVGASHAGVKAMSGSSGGGFALMSEPLGLAEMTETPVVLVEAMRAGPSTGMPTKPEQSDLEHVLYTSQGDSQRVVLAPGTVEEAYEQSRLAFRLAYEYQIPTILLYDQKLGGELVSVPKSHFDREPNPTLGKTLTEEELAEQPHSADGKFHRFQHDAEDGVTPRSIPGQKGGRFLATGNEHDPTGHISESPDNRVAQIDRRTQKLEAIRADLDTVDTSSYAGPADAEYGILTFGSQQGTVEEAVDRLNDAGVSVKSLGVSDMLPFPTEEVEAFVESVDEVLVVEMTASGQFRGLVQKNLGRYGEKLSSLLKYNGNPFEPAEVVDGFEAAIVEGDGDASGHQTTFVPAAGD from the coding sequence ATGACTGATCAAGAACTCATCTGGCGGATATCGGGAGGATCCGGCGACGGGATCGCTTCCACCAGCCAGAACTTCGCGAAGGCCCTGATGCGATCGGGGCTGAACGTGTTCACACACCGGCACTATCCGTCCCGGATCCGTGGGGGCCACACGTACACGGAGATCCGCGCGTCGGCGGACCCGGTACGCTCCCGCGGCGACGGCTACAACTTCCTGTTGGCGCTCGGCGACTCCTTCGCCCGAAACCCGCAGGAGGGTGCCGTCTACGGGAACGAGGAGATCAAGCCGCTCTCGGAGAACCTCGACGAGCTCCGCGAGGGCGGCGTCATCGTCTACGACGAGGGCCTCCTCGACCCCTCCGAGATCCCGAACTTCGACGAGCGCGTCGAGGAGAACGACTGGCACGTCTTCCCGCTCGACCTCCGCGGGCTCGCCCGCGACATGGGCCGGGAAGTGATGCGTAACACCGCCGGCGTCGGCGCGACCTGCGCGCTGATCGGCATGGACCTCGAGCACGTCGAGGACCTGATGCGCGACGCGATGCCCGAGAAGATCCTCGACCCCAACCTCGAGATCCTCGAGACCGCCTACGACCAGGTCCGCGAGGAGTACGACGTCGAGGAGGTCGGGGTCTCGGTCCCGACCGGCGAACACGAGGAGACGCAGCTCCTCATGTCCGGGTCCGACGCCATCTCGTACGGCGCGATCGACGAGGGGTGCCGCTTCATCGCGGGCTACCCCATGACGCCGTGGACGGAAGTGTTCACGATCATGACCCAGAACCTGCCCGAGCTGGGCGGGATCTCGGAGCAGGTCGAAGACGAGATCGCGGCGGCGGCGCTGGCCGTGGGAGCCTCCCACGCCGGCGTCAAGGCGATGTCCGGATCCTCGGGCGGCGGCTTCGCGCTGATGTCCGAGCCGCTCGGGCTCGCGGAGATGACGGAGACGCCGGTCGTCCTGGTGGAGGCGATGCGCGCCGGCCCCTCGACCGGGATGCCGACGAAGCCGGAGCAGTCCGACCTCGAGCACGTCCTGTACACCTCCCAGGGCGACTCCCAGCGGGTCGTCTTAGCCCCCGGCACGGTCGAGGAGGCGTACGAGCAGTCGCGGCTCGCCTTCCGGCTCGCCTACGAGTACCAGATCCCGACGATCCTCCTGTACGACCAGAAGCTCGGCGGGGAGCTCGTGAGCGTCCCCAAGAGCCACTTCGACCGCGAGCCGAACCCGACGCTCGGCAAGACGCTCACGGAGGAGGAGCTCGCCGAACAGCCCCACTCGGCCGACGGGAAGTTCCACCGCTTCCAACACGACGCCGAGGACGGCGTCACCCCCCGATCCATCCCCGGCCAGAAGGGCGGTCGCTTCCTCGCGACGGGCAACGAGCACGACCCGACGGGCCACATCAGCGAGTCGCCCGACAACCGGGTCGCACAGATCGACCGCCGGACGCAGAAGCTCGAGGCGATCCGCGCGGACCTGGACACCGTGGACACGAGCTCGTACGCTGGCCCCGCCGACGCCGAGTACGGGATCCTCACGTTCGGGAGCCAGCAGGGGACCGTCGAGGAGGCCGTCGACCGGCTCAACGACGCCGGCGTCTCGGTGAAGTCGCTCGGCGTCTCCGACATGCTCCCGTTCCCGACCGAGGAGGTCGAGGCGTTCGTCGAGAGCGTCGACGAGGTCCTCGTGGTCGAGATGACCGCCTCCGGGCAGTTCCGCGGGCTCGTCCAGAAGAACCTCGGCCGGTACGGCGAGAAGCTGTCGAGCCTCCTGAAGTACAACGGCAACCCGTTCGAGCCGGCCGAGGTCGTCGACGGCTTCGAGGCGGCGATCGTCGAGGGCGACGGCGACGCGTCCGGCCATCAGACCACCTTCGTCCCAGCAGCAGGTGATTAA
- a CDS encoding nicotinate-nucleotide--dimethylbenzimidazole phosphoribosyltransferase — MSEDDPTESPDPSPPAGFSPPPIPAFDAEAAETARERQGDLTKPPGSLGRLEDLAVALAGLTGDPRPTLADPTVVVAAADHGVVDRGVSAYPKSVTRAMLRNFAAGGTAVSAISEVVGAETLVVDAGVEGPAIEAGGPVEIVDERIGPGTDDVAAGPAMSRADAVAALSGGVRTARTRLADAGIVALGEMGIGNTTVAAALTAALTGADPDRVTGHGTGVDEETRAHKVAVVERALATNGLVDDDGGIDRDDDLDGGIDRGEEPDAGFDVGPVEVLRRVGGYEVGLLAGVAIGCAADRTPVVVDGAVSGAAALVADAVAGDVRPYLLPSHLGDEPGHAVQLDALGLEPLFDHGLRLGEGSGAALALSTYRAACRTHDRMATFAEAGIER, encoded by the coding sequence GTGTCCGAGGACGATCCCACGGAGTCGCCCGACCCCTCGCCGCCGGCCGGCTTCTCGCCGCCGCCGATCCCGGCGTTCGACGCCGAGGCGGCCGAGACGGCCCGCGAGCGACAGGGCGACCTGACGAAGCCGCCGGGGAGCCTCGGCCGGCTCGAGGACCTCGCGGTCGCGCTCGCCGGGCTGACCGGCGATCCCCGCCCGACGCTCGCGGACCCGACCGTCGTCGTCGCCGCCGCGGACCACGGCGTGGTCGACCGGGGCGTCTCGGCGTACCCGAAGTCCGTGACCCGCGCCATGCTCCGGAACTTCGCGGCCGGCGGGACCGCCGTCTCCGCGATAAGCGAGGTCGTCGGCGCGGAGACGCTCGTCGTCGACGCGGGCGTCGAGGGGCCGGCGATCGAGGCCGGCGGTCCCGTCGAGATCGTCGACGAGCGGATCGGCCCCGGCACGGACGACGTCGCCGCGGGACCGGCGATGTCCCGCGCCGACGCGGTCGCGGCGCTGTCGGGCGGCGTCCGGACCGCTCGAACGCGGCTCGCGGACGCCGGGATCGTCGCGCTCGGGGAGATGGGGATCGGCAACACCACGGTCGCCGCCGCGCTCACGGCGGCGCTCACCGGGGCGGACCCGGACCGGGTCACCGGTCACGGGACCGGCGTCGACGAGGAGACCCGCGCGCACAAGGTCGCGGTCGTGGAGCGCGCGCTCGCGACGAACGGGCTCGTCGACGACGACGGAGGGATCGACCGCGACGACGATCTCGACGGGGGGATCGACCGCGGCGAGGAGCCCGACGCCGGTTTCGACGTCGGCCCCGTCGAGGTGCTCCGGCGCGTCGGTGGCTACGAGGTCGGGCTTCTCGCCGGCGTCGCGATCGGCTGTGCGGCCGACCGGACGCCGGTCGTCGTCGACGGCGCGGTCTCGGGCGCGGCCGCGCTCGTCGCCGACGCGGTCGCGGGGGACGTGCGGCCGTACCTGCTCCCCTCGCATCTGGGCGACGAGCCGGGCCACGCCGTCCAGCTCGACGCCCTCGGTCTGGAGCCGCTCTTCGATCACGGGCTCCGGCTGGGCGAGGGCTCCGGCGCGGCGCTGGCGCTTTCGACCTACCGCGCCGCCTGCCGGACCCACGACCGGATGGCGACGTTCGCGGAGGCGGGCATCGAGCGGTAA
- a CDS encoding CBS domain-containing protein, with translation MDLHDRTRVSEVMSTPLETIGGDEPIRDAARRMREKDISALVVTAGSGCIVTQSDIVGAVADGLDTEETLVRDVMTEDVETVTPDLLMEEVAAMMTMYGVKHLPVVDDDYVGMISSTDVTAHLS, from the coding sequence ATGGACTTACACGATCGCACCCGAGTCAGCGAGGTCATGTCGACGCCGCTGGAGACGATCGGCGGCGACGAGCCGATCCGCGACGCCGCCCGTCGCATGCGCGAGAAGGACATCAGCGCGCTCGTCGTCACCGCCGGCAGCGGCTGTATCGTCACCCAGAGCGACATCGTCGGCGCGGTCGCCGACGGGCTCGACACGGAGGAGACGCTCGTCCGCGACGTCATGACGGAGGACGTCGAGACCGTCACCCCGGACCTGCTGATGGAGGAGGTCGCCGCCATGATGACGATGTACGGCGTGAAACACCTCCCGGTGGTCGACGACGACTACGTCGGGATGATCTCCTCGACCGACGTGACCGCGCACCTCTCGTAA